Proteins encoded within one genomic window of Amycolatopsis nigrescens CSC17Ta-90:
- the lon gene encoding endopeptidase La — MSETRLLPVLPIDEDVVLPGMVVPLELAEPEVRAAVESAQAKAPGGAAFPGIRSAAQSKAEVLIVPRVHGEYAELGTVATIERIGRIPGGKSAVLLRGTRRATVGGTGEGPGAARWVEATEAAEISDERAETLAGEYKSVVISVLQQRGGWQMIDAVQQVEDPSAVADLAGNAPYLSVEQKLELLRALDVASRLEKALEWSREHLAELEVSDTIRKDVAEGMEKQQKEFLLRRQLEAIRKELGELDGSGGEEADYRARVEAAELPEHVRKAALSEVDKLERTSEQSPEGGWIRTWLDTVLEMPWQTRTTDVHDIAGAREVLDTDHAGLDDVKERIIEYLAVRARRAESGKGQVGGRRSGAVLALVGPPGVGKTSLGESVAKAMDREFVRVALGGIRDEAEIRGHRRTYVGAMPGRIVRAIREAGSMNPVVLLDEVDKVGADYRGDPTAALLEVLDPEQNHTFRDHYLEVELDLSDVVFLATANALETIPGPLLDRMELVTLDGYTEHEKVTIGRDHLLPRELERAGLGDQDVRFTDPALSRIAAEYTREAGVRDANRTIAKVLRKVATKVALDELELPVTVDAGDLEGYLGRPRHVPESSLPEGSQRTAIPGVATGLAVTGAGGDVLYIEASLADAESGPTGLTLTGQLGDVMKESAQIALSYLRSRGAELELPVGDLKERGIHVHVPAGAVPKDGPSAGVTMTTALASLLSGRLVRSDVAMTGEVSLTGRVLPIGGVKQKLLAAHRAGMTTVVIPQRNEPDLDDVPAEVLSQLEVHPVANVREVLAIALEPAAAAVPQAA, encoded by the coding sequence ATGAGCGAAACACGGCTCCTGCCGGTACTGCCCATAGATGAAGACGTCGTGCTGCCCGGCATGGTCGTCCCCCTCGAACTGGCCGAGCCCGAGGTGCGGGCGGCGGTCGAGTCCGCACAGGCCAAGGCGCCGGGCGGGGCCGCCTTCCCCGGCATCCGCTCGGCCGCGCAGAGCAAGGCTGAGGTGCTGATCGTGCCGCGGGTGCACGGCGAGTACGCCGAGCTCGGCACCGTAGCGACCATCGAGCGAATCGGCCGGATTCCCGGCGGGAAGTCCGCCGTGCTGCTGCGCGGCACCCGCCGCGCCACCGTCGGCGGCACCGGCGAAGGGCCGGGAGCGGCACGCTGGGTCGAGGCCACTGAAGCCGCCGAGATCAGCGACGAACGCGCCGAGACGCTGGCCGGTGAGTACAAGTCGGTGGTCATCTCGGTGCTGCAGCAGCGCGGCGGCTGGCAGATGATCGACGCGGTGCAGCAGGTGGAGGACCCGTCCGCGGTCGCCGACCTTGCCGGCAACGCGCCGTACCTCAGCGTCGAGCAGAAGCTCGAGCTGCTGCGTGCGCTGGACGTGGCGAGCAGGCTGGAGAAGGCCCTCGAGTGGAGCCGGGAGCACCTGGCCGAGCTGGAGGTCAGCGACACCATCCGCAAGGACGTCGCGGAAGGCATGGAGAAGCAGCAGAAGGAGTTCCTGCTGCGGCGCCAGCTGGAGGCGATCCGCAAGGAGCTGGGTGAGCTGGACGGCAGCGGCGGCGAGGAGGCGGACTACCGCGCCCGCGTCGAGGCGGCCGAGCTGCCCGAGCACGTCCGCAAGGCCGCACTGTCCGAAGTGGACAAACTGGAGCGGACCTCCGAGCAGTCGCCGGAGGGCGGCTGGATCCGCACCTGGCTGGACACCGTGCTGGAGATGCCGTGGCAGACGCGGACCACCGACGTGCACGACATCGCCGGTGCCCGCGAGGTGCTGGACACCGACCACGCCGGGCTCGACGACGTCAAGGAACGGATCATCGAGTACCTGGCGGTGCGGGCCCGTCGCGCCGAATCGGGCAAGGGCCAGGTCGGCGGACGGCGTTCCGGGGCGGTGCTGGCGCTGGTCGGCCCGCCGGGCGTCGGCAAGACGTCGCTCGGTGAGTCGGTGGCCAAGGCGATGGATCGCGAGTTCGTCCGGGTCGCACTGGGCGGCATCCGCGACGAGGCCGAGATCCGCGGGCACCGGCGCACCTACGTGGGCGCCATGCCGGGCCGGATCGTGCGGGCGATTAGAGAAGCCGGCTCGATGAACCCGGTGGTACTGCTGGACGAGGTGGACAAGGTGGGCGCGGATTACCGGGGCGACCCGACCGCGGCGCTGCTCGAGGTGCTGGACCCGGAGCAGAACCACACCTTCCGCGACCACTACCTGGAGGTCGAGCTGGACCTCTCGGACGTGGTGTTCCTGGCCACCGCGAACGCGCTGGAGACCATCCCGGGGCCGCTGCTGGACCGGATGGAGCTGGTCACCCTGGACGGCTACACCGAGCACGAGAAGGTGACCATCGGCCGCGACCACCTGCTCCCCCGCGAGCTGGAACGGGCCGGCCTCGGCGACCAGGACGTGCGGTTCACCGACCCGGCGCTGAGCCGGATCGCCGCCGAGTACACCCGCGAGGCGGGAGTGCGCGACGCGAACCGGACCATCGCGAAGGTGCTGCGCAAGGTGGCCACCAAGGTCGCGCTGGACGAGCTGGAGCTGCCGGTCACGGTGGACGCCGGCGATCTGGAGGGCTACCTGGGACGGCCGCGGCACGTGCCGGAGTCCTCGCTGCCCGAAGGCAGCCAGCGCACCGCGATTCCCGGGGTGGCAACGGGGCTGGCGGTGACCGGCGCCGGCGGTGACGTGCTCTACATCGAGGCGTCGCTGGCCGACGCGGAGTCCGGCCCGACCGGGCTGACGCTGACCGGGCAGCTCGGTGACGTGATGAAGGAGTCGGCGCAGATCGCGTTGTCCTACCTGCGGTCCCGGGGAGCCGAGCTGGAACTGCCGGTCGGCGACCTCAAGGAACGCGGCATCCACGTGCACGTGCCGGCCGGCGCGGTGCCGAAGGACGGCCCGTCCGCCGGGGTCACCATGACCACCGCGTTGGCGTCGCTGCTGTCCGGCAGGCTGGTCCGGTCGGACGTGGCGATGACCGGTGAGGTCTCGCTGACCGGGCGGGTACTGCCGATCGGCGGGGTGAAGCAGAAACTGCTCGCCGCGCACCGGGCCGGGATGACCACCGTGGTGATCCCGCAGCGCAACGAGCCGGACCTGGACGACGTGCCGGCCGAAGTGCTGTCCCAGCTCGAGGTGCACCCGGTGGCGAACGTCCGCGAGGTGCTGGCGATCGCGCTGGAGCCGGCCGCCGCCGCGGTCCCCCAGGCCGCCTGA
- a CDS encoding alkaline phosphatase PhoX, which produces MDRRNFLRAAVLGAGVTAFGNTLTPSALAAPAQNGPSPYGPLQPADANGVQLPNGFTSRVVARSGQQVAGYTWHNAPDGGAVFADGSGWIYVSNSEVTPGGGASALKFDSSGNITGAYRILGGTRQNCAGGAMPWNKWLSCEEVDLGFVYETDPHGPASAAVQRPAMGRFKHEAAAADPVRKAIYLTEDVSDGCFYRFVPNTWGDLSSGSLQALKAGSATSGSFTWGTVGDPDGSPTATRNQVSGAKRFNGGEGLHYANDTAWFTTKGDNRVWQLNLANSTYELAYDDSLVSPGSAPLTGVDNVTGTVSGDLFVAEDGGNMEICIITPDDIVAPFLRITGQSGSEICGPAFTPAGNRLYFSSQRGTSGSSSGGITYEVTGPFRS; this is translated from the coding sequence GTGGACAGGCGGAACTTCCTTCGCGCAGCAGTGCTCGGCGCGGGCGTCACCGCGTTCGGCAACACCCTCACCCCCTCGGCGCTGGCGGCACCGGCGCAGAACGGACCCAGCCCCTACGGCCCGCTCCAGCCGGCGGACGCCAACGGGGTGCAGCTACCGAACGGGTTCACCAGCAGGGTGGTAGCCAGATCCGGCCAGCAGGTGGCCGGGTACACCTGGCACAACGCGCCGGACGGCGGCGCGGTGTTCGCGGACGGCAGCGGCTGGATCTACGTGTCGAACTCCGAGGTCACCCCCGGCGGCGGCGCCAGCGCGCTCAAGTTCGACTCCAGCGGCAACATCACCGGCGCCTACCGGATCCTGGGCGGCACCAGGCAGAACTGCGCCGGCGGCGCGATGCCGTGGAACAAATGGCTCTCCTGCGAGGAAGTCGACCTCGGTTTCGTGTACGAGACCGACCCGCACGGCCCGGCGTCCGCCGCCGTGCAGCGGCCGGCGATGGGCAGGTTCAAGCACGAGGCCGCGGCCGCGGACCCGGTGCGCAAGGCCATCTACCTGACCGAGGACGTCTCCGACGGCTGCTTCTACCGGTTCGTCCCGAACACCTGGGGCGACCTCTCCAGCGGCAGCCTGCAGGCGCTCAAGGCGGGATCGGCCACCTCCGGCTCGTTCACCTGGGGCACCGTCGGCGACCCGGACGGCTCACCGACCGCGACCCGCAACCAGGTGTCCGGCGCGAAGCGGTTCAACGGCGGCGAGGGGCTGCACTACGCGAACGACACGGCCTGGTTCACCACCAAGGGCGACAACCGGGTCTGGCAGCTGAACCTGGCCAACAGCACCTACGAGCTGGCCTACGACGACTCGCTGGTCAGCCCCGGCAGTGCGCCGCTGACCGGGGTGGACAACGTCACCGGGACCGTCTCCGGCGACCTGTTCGTCGCCGAGGACGGCGGCAACATGGAGATCTGCATCATCACCCCGGACGACATCGTCGCGCCGTTCCTGCGGATCACCGGGCAGAGCGGCTCGGAGATCTGCGGCCCGGCGTTCACCCCGGCCGGTAACCGGTTGTACTTCTCGTCCCAGCGCGGCACTTCCGGCTCGTCCAGCGGCGGCATCACCTACGAGGTGACCGGCCCCTTCCGCAGTTAA
- a CDS encoding DedA family protein encodes MITQLTDTATEPMGGLAGWAVSLMDTLGGPGAAVIVGLDNLFPPIPSELVLPLAGFSASQGTFSLVGALVWTTVGSVLGAIIVYLLGRLLGRDRTRALMTKIPLVKASDFDKTEAWFAKHGTKAVFFGRMVPIFRSLISLPAGIERMPFWKFLSLTTLGSLIWNTLFVVAGYLLGENWHVVDEYAGFFQYAVIGLVAVAVVAFVVVRLRERSRPPRDDQDDPDRTQVIPRTR; translated from the coding sequence ATGATCACACAACTCACCGACACCGCCACCGAGCCGATGGGCGGGCTGGCCGGCTGGGCGGTGTCACTGATGGACACCCTCGGTGGTCCGGGAGCGGCGGTGATCGTCGGCCTGGACAACCTGTTCCCGCCGATCCCCAGTGAGCTGGTGCTGCCGCTGGCCGGTTTCTCCGCGAGCCAGGGCACCTTCAGCCTTGTCGGCGCGCTGGTCTGGACCACGGTCGGCTCGGTGCTCGGCGCGATCATCGTCTACCTGCTGGGCAGGCTGCTCGGCCGGGACCGGACCAGGGCGCTGATGACGAAGATCCCGCTGGTCAAGGCCTCGGACTTCGACAAGACCGAAGCCTGGTTCGCGAAGCACGGCACCAAGGCGGTGTTCTTCGGCCGGATGGTGCCGATCTTCCGCAGCCTCATCTCGCTGCCGGCCGGGATCGAGCGGATGCCGTTCTGGAAGTTCCTGTCGCTGACCACGCTGGGCAGCCTGATCTGGAACACCTTGTTCGTGGTGGCCGGCTACCTGCTCGGCGAGAACTGGCACGTGGTGGACGAGTACGCCGGCTTCTTCCAGTACGCGGTGATCGGCCTGGTCGCGGTCGCGGTGGTGGCCTTCGTGGTGGTCCGCCTCCGCGAGCGCTCCCGCCCGCCACGGGACGACCAGGACGACCCGGACCGCACCCAAGTCATCCCCCGCACCCGCTGA